One genomic window of Cannabis sativa cultivar Pink pepper isolate KNU-18-1 chromosome 2, ASM2916894v1, whole genome shotgun sequence includes the following:
- the LOC115718860 gene encoding aquaporin PIP2-2, protein MTKDVEVTEAGEFPAKDYHDPPPTPFFDPDELTKWSFYRALIAEFIATLLFLYITVLTVIGYKSQTDPNIEGVDECGGVGILGIAWAFGGMIFILVYCTAGISGGHINPAVTFGLFLARKVSLIRAVLYMVAQCLGAICGVGLVKAFQSSYYNRYGGGANTMAGGYSKGVGLGAEIIGTFVLVYTVFSATDPKRNARDSHVPVLAPLPIGFAVFMVHLATIPITGTGINPARSFGAAVIYNSEKAWNEHWIFWVGPFIGAAIAAFYHQFVLRAAAIKALGSFRSNA, encoded by the exons ATGACTAAAGACGTTGAAGTAACCGAAGCCGGCGAGTTTCCGGCCAAGGACTACCACGACCCACCTCCCACTCCCTTCTTCGACCCCGATGAACTAACCAAATGGTCTTTCTACAGAGCTCTAATCGCCGAATTCATCGCCACACTCCTCTTCCTCTACATAACTGTCTTAACAGTCATCGGCTACAAAAGCCAAACCGATCCAAACATCGAAGGCGTCGACGAGTGCGGCGGTGTCGGAATTCTCGGAATCGCTTGGGCTTTTGGTGGAATGATCTTCATCCTGGTTTACTGCACCGCTGGAATCTCTG GTGGACATATTAATCCGGCGGTGACATTCGGACTGTTCTTGGCGAGAAAAGTGTCTTTGATTAGAGCTGTGTTGTATATGGTGGCTCAGTGTTTGGGTGCGATTTGTGGAGTTGGATTGGTTAAAGCTTTTCAGAGCTCGTATTACAACAGATATGGAGGTGGAGCTAATACCATGGCTGGTGGTTACAGCAAAGGAGTGGGTTTGGGTGCTGAGATTATTGGTACTTTTGTTCTTGTTTACACAGTCTTCTCTGCTACTGATCCCAAGAGAAATGCCAGAGATTCTCATGTTCCT GTTTTGGCACCATTGCCAATTGGATTTGCTGTGTTTATGGTTCATTTGGCTACTATTCCGATCACCGGAACTGGAATTAATCCGGCAAGGAGTTTTGGTGCTGCTGTTATTTACAACAGTGAAAAAGCTTGGAATGAACAC TGGATTTTCTGGGTTGGACCATTTATTGGTGCTGCAATTGCTGCTTTCTACCACCAATTTGTTCTAAGAGCTGCAGCCATCAAAGCTCTTGGATCCTTCAGGAGCAATGCTTAA
- the LOC115719339 gene encoding large ribosomal subunit protein uL11x, giving the protein MPPKFDPSQVVDVYVRVTGGEVGAASSLAPKIGPLGLSPKKIGEDIAKETAKDWKGLRVTVKLTVQNRQAKVSVVPSAAALVIKALKEPERDRKKVKNIKHNGNISLDDVIEIAKIMRPRSIAKELAGTVKEILGTCVSVGCSVDGKDPKDLQEEISDGDVEIPQD; this is encoded by the coding sequence ATGCCGCCCAAGTTCGATCCTTCTCAGGTGGTTGACGTTTACGTCAGAGTCACCGGAGGAGAGGTTGGTGCGGCAAGTTCTCTCGCTCCCAAGATCGGTCCTTTGGGTCTGTCCCCAAAGAAGATCGGAGAAGACATAGCCAAGGAGACAGCCAAGGACTGGAAGGGTCTAAGAGTCACAGTCAAACTGACTGTTCAGAATCGTCAAGCTAAGGTCTCGGTTGTACCGTCGGCGGCTGCTCTGGTCATCAAAGCCCTAAAGGAGCCTGAACGTGACAGGAAGAAGGTTAAGAACATCAAGCATAACGGTAACATTTCTCTCGATGATGTGATTGAGATCGCCAAAATCATGAGGCCTAGGTCTATTGCTAAGGAACTCGCTGGTACTGTCAAGGAAATTCTCGGCACGTGTGTATCTGTTGGTTGCTCTGTTGATGGAAAGGACCCGAAGGATTTACAGGAGGAGATTTCAGATGGAGATGTTGAAATTCCACAGGATTAA